The region accacagggttctgaacacacacagccagcagggagcagtgacaggaccacagggttctgaacacacacagccagcagggagcagtgacaggaccacagggttctgaacacacacagccagcagggagcagtgacaggaccacagggttctgaacacacacagccagcagggagcagtgacaggaccacagggttctgaacacacacagccagcagggagcagtgacaggaccacagggttctgaacacacacagccagcagggagcagtgacaggaccacagggttctgaacacacacagccagcagggagcagtgacaggaccacagggttctgaacacacacagccagcagggagcagtgacaggaccacagggttctgaacacacacagccagcagggagcagtgacaggaccacagggttctgaacacacacagccagcagggagcagtgacaggaccacagggttctgaacacacacagccagcagggagcagtgacaggaccacagggttctcctgaacacacacagccagcagggagcagtgacaggaccacagggttctcctgaacacacacagccagcagggagcagtgacaggaccacagagagagagagagatagagggagagggagagagggagagagggaggcctTTCAGTGCATAAATGCTTGGTTATTACTgttaattgatattttaaaatttgtCTGAATTGCAGCATAAATGTTGACagtgagagatagagagagaaaggtaGCAGAAATTTCTTGTAAGTTTGCAGTGGCAGTCTGGGAGACAGGTTTTACAAACGCTGCAGCTCACATTATTATGCatcgttttattattattattattattattattattattattagtagtagtagtagtagaagagACGGACGCAGAGCAGCGACCTCCTGCTCATGTCTACTGCGCTGACGGCCACCACCTTTGAATATCTCTTTCAGAATTTAAATTGGCATTCAAATAGCCTTTAAATTTGAATTAGCTGGGAAACAAAAGTAAAGTCCAAACCATATTAtagcaaaaagaagaaaaaacccaCTGGGCAGTAAACTATTAGAGAGAGCAGAGAAACTCCCTTCTGCACAGTAGCAGTTTGTTTCAGACCTCATTCATGCATTGGTTTACATTGTATTGTATCTTTTGGAGCCAGTTGTATATGAATTCTGTTATGTGAATTCCATTATTATGTGACGTGGGCATTTCAAGCAGCGTTAGTTCAGATAGAGGAAGATGCATCAACGATATACTGTGTGCGGACTGGATTAATAAGCGAGCTGTGTCAAGCTAGGTCAATTCCCAGTGTCTGATCTTCATGCCTTCCCAGTAGCCAGGATCCCTGTTCCCATTTCCAGAGCTGCCTGACTGGCAGCTCGGTGTGGGAGTCTGGTTTGAGGTTCCACTGCAGCTCAGTGCGTGAGTCTGGTTTGAGGTTCTACTGCAGCTCAGTGCATGAGTCTGGTTTGAGGTTCCACTGCAGCTCAGTGCGTGAGTCTGGTTTGAGGTTCCACTGCAGCTCAGTGCGGGAGTCTGGTTTGAGGTTCCACTGCAGCTCAGTGCGTGAGTCTGGTTTGAGGTTCCACTGCAGCTCAGTGTGTGAGTCTGGTTTGAGGTTCCACTGCAGCTCAGTGCGGGAGTCTGGTTTGAGGTTCTACTGCAGCTCAGTGCGTGAGTCTGGTTTGAGGTTCTACTGCAGCTCAGTGTGTGAGTCTGGTTTGAGGTTCTACTGCAACTCAGTGCGTGAGTCTGGTTTGAGGTTCTACTGCAACTCAGTGCGTGAGTCTGGTTTGAGGTTCCACTGCAGCTCAGTGCGGGAGTCTGGTTTGAGGTTCCACTGCAGCTCAGTGCGTGAGTCTGGTTTGAGGTTCCACTGCAGCTCAGTGTGTGAGTCTGGTTTGAGGTTCTACTGCAACTCAGTGCGTGAGTCTGGTTTGAGGTTCCACTGCAGCTCAGTGCGGGAGTCTGGTTTGAGGTTCCACTGCAGCTCAGTGTGTGAGTCTGGTTTGAGGTTCCACTGCAACTCAGTGCGTGAGTCTGGTTTGAGGTTCCACTGCAGCTCAGTGTGTGAGTCTGGTTTGAGGTTCTACTGCAGCTCAGTGTGTGAGTCTGGTTTGAGGTTCTACTGCAGCTCAGTGTGTGAGTCTGGTTTGAGGTTCCACTGCAGCTCAGTGTGTGAGTCTGGTTTGAGGTTTCACTGCAGTTCTATCTGCTCGTGTTTTCCCAGGACAGCCCCAAGGTTGTGGTGTGAGATTAGGTAAGCATGCAAATGGACACAGAGCCCTGGGACTGCAGAGCAATGAGAGGTATGGAAACAGCAGGTGCCCCTGTGATGGTTAGATTTCCATACTGCACAGAGTTTGTTTAGGAGGCTGGCTACCTGATCTGCTTGAACTCAGCTCGCTGAGGTCAAATATGAAGCTGGGAGCACCGGTCTCCAGGGTCGTGCCTCATCAAGTGGACTGGACAAGCACCAATGAGCAGAATGGCCCCCTCTCCTTCCATGTTCTTATACGCTCTCCATTAGTGGTTGATGATGATACCTATAAAGAAATGTCTGACTGCAGTGTAACAGCCAgtctgaatacacacacacagcagactgAACCAGCACTGCGCTCCTCTCCCTGCCCCTTTAGGTCACGCCTGACCTGTAGGAAAATGATTTGACATCCGCAAAGCTGCGGATCTAGAACCCGAACATAAATCCATATCTATCTAGCTGTTTATGCTGTTTTAAATGGAATGATTGCTTTGCAACATGTGTGTAACTGTAAACCAATGCATGTTAAATAGACAGCAGCTTGGTTGTGCTGTAGTCTATGTGTGCTGTATGGACACGGGGGTAATTGATCAAGCAGACCCTCCTGCGAGATTGTAGGGTTCCTATCAGGAGGAGATGTTCATGCAGTTATAAGGGAGGCAAAGTTAACTGAACAGGGTCCTGATTGTTCAAGCTCCTGGCACCAggccatttcaataatatactgcATCTGAGCAGCGCTCTGAACCCTAGGACTGGGTgccagttttctttgttttgtggtggGATGTTTCGTACAAACCCAGCCTTTAACATTGTGACACTTGAAGAGCAGGCTCGTGCCAATCTGCTTGTAATACCAAGAGGGAATCATCTGTTTCCTCTGCAGCACACAGGGCTGGCAAGCAGGTGATGATATGTAAATGCACTCACTTTCCAGAAACCACGAGCACTTGAGCTGTAAGAGGGGCTATTTAGTCTCTCACACGCTGTGCTTGAGCTTAGCAAAAAGCCATAACGCCATTCAAATGAGCCTGGCATCAATACAAGCCAGCTTTCAAAGTCCCAGGATTGATTTCCTTCGCACAGAATATCTATTTTACTTGCCCAGCCCAGGATGCATTATCTGATCGCCTGCCACTCAAGTTATCCTGAAGGCAGCTCATTTGCATTCCTGgctgtgagtttgtgtgtgtgtgtgtgaatatgctgttgcacttctcctgagctgttgtgtgTCTCATCTGTGCACTTCTTGTACTGTACCTGCCCAATACACCCTCGCACTGTGAGACTAACACACCTGCACAGACCTGCCCGTCCCAGGGCGACTGGCTGAGCTGGCACAGGAATGCATTGTGCCCGGGTGAAGTACCGAGCTGCATGGAAGTGAACAGAGGGGGACAGGAGAAAGGCAGCATGGCAATGCtgctgatgcactgtactgtggGTTACCATGGGGTTCCTATACCACTAACTGACGGCAAAAGCGACAAGAACATGCAACTGAAAATCATCAAACAATACGAATATGATGTCATAGCCACGAAGCTTCTGAAAAGCCTCAAACAATCCCAATATGATGTCATAGTCACAAAGCTTCTGAAAAGCCTCAAACAATACGAATATGATGTCATAGCCACAAAGCTTTTGAAAATCCTCAAACAATACGAATATGATGTCATAGCCGCAAAGCTTCTGAAAATCCTCAAACAATACGAATATGATGTCATAGCCACAAATCTTCTGAAAATCCTCAAACAATGCGAATATGATGTCATAGCCGCAAAGCTTCTGAAAATCCTCAAACAATACGAATATGATGTCATAGCCACAAAGCTTCTGAAAATCCTCAAACAATACGAATATGATGTCATAGCCGCAAAGCTTCTGAAAAGCCTCAAAGAATACGAATATGATGTCATAGTCGCAAAGCTTCTGAAAAGCCTCAAAGAATACGAATATGATGTCATAGTCACAAAGCTTCTGAAAATCCTCAAACAATACGAATATGATGTCATAGCCGCAAAGCTTCTGAAAATCCTCAAACAATACGAATATGATGTCATAGCCGCAAAGCTTCTGAAAATCCTCAAACAATACGAATATGATGTCATAGCCGCAAAGCTTCTGAAAATCCTCAAACAATACGAATATGATGTCATAGCCGCAAAGCTTCAGCTCGCGAGGTATTTCAAAAAAGTTCAAAGTAAAGAATAAAACGCCAACACTTATTTGAAGAAAAAGGTGAAATAACCACTGAGGCTTCTGACGCCTTTATTGATATTTCAGTAGGTCTGCGCTCCTACTAAActgcaacaaaaaatacaacatttatacAAATCACCCTAACTTACCATGTGGCAAGCAAAATGCAAAAACGTTTCTATTGATCTGTGTtgttgcattaataataataataataataataataataataataataataacgcttaCAATAGGTGTGTCCTCTGCCTGCTCCAAGGTAACGATGCCTTGACTCTTGGTTTCGTTGTCACTCAGAATATCATCTTCGGACTCCTCACAAACAGTCGACCCGTTTGAGGAGAGCGAGGAGTTGGACAGCCTTCTGCTCAGCGGTCCATCCACTTGGTTCCAGTCCTCGCCCATCTCCCGGGGGCTGCCCCCGCCGCTGGGGGTTATGGTAAGCTGCGGGACCCGTGGGGTCCGCAAGCAGTTGGGAGCCTTGCCCTCACCGACTTCGCCCTCGGAGGGGGCTCTGTTGGCGTTAGCGCCAGTCCCGCTGTCACTCATTCTGCTGCGGCTGCTTTTACGCTCCCCGTTACGGACACCCGCGCCCACGACACCGTCACCGTTGGAATGGTGGGCGACCTCCCTGGATGATCTCCGCCGCTCTTTGGGCATTTGTTTCCCGGCTGGGGGTCGATATAGATGACGGTGGAGGTGATGTGCTTGAGCCACACTGCTGGGCTCGAATAACGATCTGAGTTGCACGACACTCACTCCTGTTACCTCCCTGTCTATCGCGGACTTGAACCCAACTTTCTCACGGGTACCGGTACAGCTACTGCTACGACTACTCGTACCAGTGCTGCCGAACCGCTCAGCGCTCACAGCGGCAGCTCTCGCCGCAGTCCCAGCGGCTTCAGATTCTGTCTGATCGCTGGTATCTGCGCCTAGTGATTTTGCCGTGCAATCCCGGCAGGTGCGTTGGTGGATCATAGCTGCGACgctggttggttttttttgtttgtttgtatggttTTTTTAACATGAGGTATCTTCCTTGTTTtgcaaagttttctttttttttcttcgctCAAGTTTCTTTCGATTGTGTTctctgctttgcagtttgcagaagcagcagcagcgaCGACTCAAGCCGGTGTTTCCTTTTCTgtaaagctctgtgtgtgtgtgtgtgtgtgtgtgtgtgtgtgtgtgtgagagagagagagagagagagagagagagagagagagagagagagagagaggagagagagagagagagagagagagagagagagagagagagagagagagagagagagagagagagagagagagtgagtgagtgcgtTTGTGCGATGCACTTCCGTCTACTGTTTTTCTCTCCTCTTCTCCACGTCGCGATGCACTTCCGTCTACTGTTTTCAGTTTCCACAATACTGAACATTTCAGCACCTACTTTCCattctctccctgtctctctctgtctctctgtctctctcaaactccctctctcctctctctctcactggaAACCTCAATACTGACGCATTCTTACCTGCCCTGTATTGGAACCATTAAAACAACACAACCTTGCTTTGTTAACACAGCCAGCAAACTTTTCTTGGCTGGCTTTAAGgaatacccccctccccccccccaacacacaaaCTCCATTACTCCATTTATGTCAACATTTTCTCTAACTGTGTTGTACACCATGTGTAACATTGTACATTAACATAAACACACGGGAAAGCGTTTTGTATGTCAATTTACatttagtactgtactgtatttttttttttttttttaaaaagctcaacGTCAGTTTCTTCTCAGCGTTCCAGATTTGAAGAGCAGCGATGAAGTCGTGGGTCCAGAACAGCTCCACCGCAGCCCACTCGGACACCCACAGAAACAACAGGTTTCCAAGCAAAAGGTCAGGTAGATTACTCACTGCGACATTCAAAAATACATTGCACATGATGAACAGTACACAACTAACGATTGCTGTAAGGGCACCAATACTACTGATCTATCCCAGTACTGCACCCCcacaccacactaacactgccctcacagcactgcacccccacactaacactgccctcacagcactgcacccccacactaacactgccctcacagcactgcacccccacactaacactaccctcacagcactgcacccccacactaacactaccctcacagcactgcacccccacaccaacactaccctcacagcactgcacccccacactaacactaccctcacagcactgcacccccacactaacactaccctcacagcactgcacccccacactaacaccaccctcacagcactgcacccccacactaacactaccctcacagcactgcacccccacactaacactaccctcacagcactgcacccccacactaacactaccctcacagcactgcacccccacactaacactgccctcacagcactgcacccccacactaacactaccctcacagcactgcacccccacactaacactaccctcacagcactgcacccccacactaacactgccctcacagcactgcacccccacactaacactaccctcacagcactgcacccccacactaacactaccctcacagcactgcacccccacactaacactaccctcacagcactgcacccccacactaacactgccctcacagcactgcacccccacactaacactaccctcacagcactgcacccccacactaacactaccctcacagcactgcacccccacactaacactaccctcacagcactgcacccccacactaacactaccctcacagcactgcacccccacactaacactaccctcacagcactgcacccccacactaacactaccctcacagcactgcacccccacactaacactgccctcacagcactgcacccccacactaacactgccctcacagcactgcacccccacactaacactaccctcacagcactgcacccccacactaacactaccctcacagcactgcacccccacactaacactaccctcacagcactgcacccccacactaacactaccctcacagcactgcacccccacactaacactaccctcacagcactgcacccccacactaacactaccctcacagcactgcacccccacactaacactaccctcacagcactgcacccccacactaacactaccctcacagcactgcacccccacactaacactaccctcacagcactgcacccccacactaacactaccctcacagcactgcacccccacactaacactaccctcacagcactgcacccccacactaacactgccctcacaATACTATCTGTGTTCAGCATGGCTGAGTTTGTTTGAGTCGCGCTACATCAgctctccctgtcacacacaAGCAGTGAGCTGTGAGCCGCGCACATGCTGGGTCTGCAGCAGGAAAACGTCTCTTACATTCAGCTGAAAGGCATTCACGTAATTCTAGGGGCGACGCTCAGCCCTCTGCACTAAACCTATTGACTATCCAGTACTATGTCCACCAAGATCACCTTTCACAAAATGTTCTGCAAGCCTTCATCACCCGGCCTTGTGCACTGACCCTCTAATTAGCAGCCCCGGAGATACCGGGGAGAGAGGTCCAcataaggggggtgggggggtgggctGGTCTTCATACTAACAGAGAGAGTCCCCagttgaatgaatctgaatcgttTTATTTCCTTACAGTTACCGGACAGCCAGTCAGTAGAGTATACAGACACTGAAGCACATAAACACGCCCTGGAAACAATCTAGCACAAGATAACATCCCAGACAAGGACCAGCATGTTCTGTATGACACACAGGCTCAATGCACACGTTGTAGCTGGCGCGCACACTAACTCTACTGCCAGGACAGTTACAGCAAGATTTAAAGTGGCAGAGCCTATTTTCAAAAAGTGTATTAGAGTTATTAATATTCATCACAGGTAGGTTGATAAGTGTCAGGAGAGCAGAATATATAGAACTGATACCCCCACAGTTAAGAATGATATGTTTTGGTAAAGCATTCTTCAAATTCAGCTTCTCTCTGCCTTAGAATAATAGCATTCTAGCAGAACCGAGTTGACTGTAGACTTTGGTGGCCTCTAGTGCCTGAGATGTGCACTGGACCCTGGCCCTCTTGTAGTGTGCTTGTGACAGGGGGTTATTGAactaattttttaaaaaggtggttattatttactgtattagtTATTGAACAGCACATTTTTATTGCGGTTACACTGCTTTTGAGATAGTACCAAAATTAGAACACAGCAGTTCTGTTTTGTAAGTACTGTTACAGAATTCAACAGTATTTTATACTTCACAGCATTATTCTGGACTAAATATAACCATTTATTGTGGTATGCTTTAGTAAAAAcatcactactactactacagtaAAATGGGCATAGTGTCCATTCAAACAATCTATACTGGGTAAACCTCTAAATTGCAGGGACACCTACATGCTGTACTGAGCCTTTCGTTTACCGCTATCAGAGTTGGTCTATCTCATGGGTGCACTGTAGAAGCAGCTAGGAGACTCAAACTCCAAGCAGCAGAGCAGTCAGACTGCGGGAGAGAAGTTCAAAAACACAGCAAGCATGTGGAAACTCCAGCTAGGAAAAAGAAGGAAAGGaggaaaaaaggaagaaagaaggaaggaagaAAGGAAGGAAGAAGGAAAGAAGAAGGaagaaaggaaggaagaaagaaagaaggaaagaaaggtTAAAAGCAGCTCTTGAGTCTGAAGAGGTTGTTTCCGATGGCGTAGATGTAGGGGCTGGTGGTGGAgtaggaggcagagaggaagaaaTCCGCCTGGGACCAGTAGGGGAACTTCTGGGAGTCCAGTGCAAATTGGAACACCAGGTGCAAGATCCAGGCCAGCTGGAAGATGAAGAGGGCCGCCAGCACGGCCTGGGTGCTCCTCTGGAAAGCAGCCTGCCTGCCGGGGCGCCCAGGCCGGGGCTCAGGGCCGGGGGCAGGGGGCTGGTCCGATAGGGCCTTGTGGTTGTGGTACAGAACTTTCACCATGAGGAAGCTGCAGACCAGGATGATGATAAGGGGTAGGCCGTTGAGCAGGAGCATGTAAGCCAACTTGTAGACCTGGCGTCCGAGCGAGCAGTTCAGCAGGGGGCAGTCGAAGAGGTCCGAGGAGCATGCACGGGAGTCGGTCTCATTTCCCTGGCCGTAAGAGACAAACTCATCCTCCTTGGGCAGCTCCATGAGGATGGCGGGCAGGCTGAAGGAGAACGCCACGATCCAGCTGACCGCGCTCAGGAGCCAGGCGTTCCTGACCCGATCCAGCACGGTGGGCAGGTTGACCCGCGTGGCCGCGTCCCTCAGCTTCTGGTAACGGAAGACGCAGATGAGCAGGGTGAAGAGGATGCTGCCGGTCTCCCCCACGCCAGACATGAGCTTCAAAACATTGCAGAACCAGCGCTCCAGCCTCAGCCCAGCCAGCTCGGTGATGAGGTCTGGCACATCCACCAGGAAGCTTTCCACCAGGTTAGAAGAAGCCATGCCCGCCAGGAAGATCTCAAAGGTCTTGAAGCTGGACTGCTTCAGCAGGGACACCAGCAGAGCAACATTCCCTAAGATTCCTAACACACACACCAGGGACCTGCACACGAAGAGAGCTACCACTGCAGGTTCCATCAGAGCGCaagagagagtgggagagagatgagaggagcgGAGTCAGGGCTTTCTTATAgtgtacaaccccccccccccccccccccccccccccccccccccagggtctCCATGGAGATGGTGTCCATTCAAGTAGGAGTAAGCAGTGACAAGTTTGTTAGCAGAAATAGAAGGAAATGACTCCCTCTTTAAGCCTTCTTCGCTAAAGGGCACCAGAGTTTGTTGACATCCCCTTGGAGCCCCAGGGAGCTGTGAAGGGTTGGCTGGATGCTTCGCTGATTGGCTGTTGTGTTCGTTAAGTAAAAAGAACTGAAAGGTGAGGGACCGGGGGGCTCTGTAATTGTTCTCATTAGGGACAATCTGAATTTTGCCAGATGTACAGTTAAATGAggcatgatgttttttttaaagacaatagaCCACTTTTTAGGTTTGCGCACATATCTGCTACGCTGGCCCAAATATAACATAAAGCATAAAAAATATGAGGAAGAAGAAAAGTATTGCATGGGTGTCAGTCATCATGCaatctgctggggtctgctcctgtactgtgcagtctgctggggtctgctcctgcACTGAGcagtctgctggggtctgctcctgtactgtgcagtctgctggggtctgctcctgcactgtgcagtctgctggggtctgctcctgtactgtgcagtctgctggggtctgctcctgtactgtgcagtctgctggggtctgctcctgtactgtgcagtctgctggggtctgctcctgtactgtgcagtctgctggggtctgctcctgtactgtgcagtctgctggggtctgctcctgtactgtgcagtctgctggggtctgctcctgtactgtgcagtctgctggggtctgctcctgtactgtgcagtctgctggggtctgctcctgtactgtgcagtctgctggggtctgctcctgtactgtgcagtctgctggggtctgctcctgtactgtgcggtctgctggggtctgctcctgtactgtgcggtctgctggggtctgctcctgtactgtgcagtctgctggggtctgctcctgtactgtgcagtctgctggggtctgctcctgtactgtgcagtctgctggggtctgctcctgtactgtgcagtctgctggggtctgctcctgtactgtgcagtctgctggggtctgctcctgtactgtgcagtctgctggggtctgctcctgtactgtgcagtctgctggggtctgctcctgtactgtgcagtctgctggggtctgctcctgtactgtgcagtctgctggggtctgctcctgtactgtgc is a window of Polyodon spathula isolate WHYD16114869_AA chromosome 12, ASM1765450v1, whole genome shotgun sequence DNA encoding:
- the LOC121325031 gene encoding beta-1 adrenergic receptor; the encoded protein is MEPAVVALFVCRSLVCVLGILGNVALLVSLLKQSSFKTFEIFLAGMASSNLVESFLVDVPDLITELAGLRLERWFCNVLKLMSGVGETGSILFTLLICVFRYQKLRDAATRVNLPTVLDRVRNAWLLSAVSWIVAFSFSLPAILMELPKEDEFVSYGQGNETDSRACSSDLFDCPLLNCSLGRQVYKLAYMLLLNGLPLIIILVCSFLMVKVLYHNHKALSDQPPAPGPEPRPGRPGRQAAFQRSTQAVLAALFIFQLAWILHLVFQFALDSQKFPYWSQADFFLSASYSTTSPYIYAIGNNLFRLKSCF